DNA from Gramella sp. MAR_2010_147:
AATAGGAATGCATAGAAATTGGGATAGGGAAGAAAAGGCGAAAATGATCCCGGCTTAAATACTAAGAATATCAGTAATAAAACTAAAGGCTCCCTGAAATTGATCAACATCAGGGAGTTTTTTAATTGAAACTAACTTTCATTTTTAACAATTCTTCAGCTATAACTTCAGCGGCTGCCTTACTTCCTTTCTCTGAAGGATGAAATTTATCAGGGCCGTAATAATCATAATTTCCAGTATCGTCAAAATGGAATTTCCAGACTTCACCTACGGCGAAAAGAATTGCATTATGGATTTGAGCAGCCTTGCGATAATTGGCGATCACCCCATCAAAGGTTTGATAATGATCCCTAGCCGGCCAGACCATAAAATAGCCGATCCTGGTACTATTCTTCTGGCATAGATCTTTGAATTTCTCTCCGTATTCCAGTAGGATTTGTCTTCCGAATGCTTGTGAAGATGGTCCCTGTTGCAAAATTACCAGGTCAAACTTTTTTGTTGATATCAGTTTCTGGACTTTTCCATCGTTCCAGTGATCCATCAATGCATAATTGGGATGGGCTATCATTTCAGACTTAACATTCATCCCTTTTCTCCTGGCAGCTTTTTTTACCAGTTTGGGAAGATTGTTGGTATAGGTTAGACTATTCCCTACATATAAAATATTAAGTTCAGATTGCTGGGAAAACGTCTGGTTATTATAGAAAATGAACAGCAGAAAGATAAAGAGGATCGTTTTTTTCATAGTAGATAAAGAAAGGCGATTTTCAAATTTTAAAGATGAAGATTTAATCTGAAACGATTTTAAGAATTTTCCAGCTTTTGAATCACTGACGAAGGAAGCCTTTCCGCATAATTATCCAGGATAAGTTGATACACTTTTTTCCATTCAGGAGAATTTTTATCCTGAAGATCTGTGCGCGATTCTTCCAGTTTATCGAGAACGATATCAACAGAATAGAGAGGAAAAGCCTGCTCGTATTCCTGCAAACTCTTGATGGACGTTTCTATATTTTTATTAATAATGCTTCTCAAAGCCTCGACCAGCAAAAGAGATGCTTCTTCCTGTTTTTCTTCTGAACTGAATTTAATATTTCCAAATTGCAATTGAATACTATGGTCTTCTATAGCATTTTCAATATTGAAAACAGTGTCGCCGTTAGTTTTTACGATTTGAATTTCCTCATTTTTATATTTCTTAATAGCCATAACCTGAGGATAAAGCCTGGTTTCTTCATCATAGATTTTAGATTTAATAGTGGCCAGTGCCTGCATGGCATTTTGAATGGTCGTCTGATTAATTTCTGAAGGCAGTGGGATAAGCGTGGTTACTTCTTTAGATTTTATTCCTATCACTTCAATAATCATCGTGCCACTTAACTTGCCCTCTTTTGCCGCCAGACCAATGGCGTACAGGTCACCGATATTTATTCCGGTTTCAGCAGTAGTGATCAATGAAATCAGCCTTAAACCTACACCCACTCTTTTAGATCCAATAAACTGGTTGTTGGAAACCTGAGCGAGGGTGGCATATTTCATATAATCCATGGTTATCTTATAACTGGTATTCTTTTGAGATAATGTAATAGGCAGATAACTAATAGCACCATCCCGGTTAAGCTGACCAATAGATACTAATACCGTTTCATTGTTTAAGAAACCGAGAATTTCTTCCCGGTTTAAAAGTTTCATATCTTTTAAAATGATTGAATTTTGATCATTTGCAATAAGAATTTTATCTTCAAATTCAACCGGGTCTACAGGTTCATAACCTCTAAAGTTTTTATAGGTTTTTGCTTCCTCAAGAATACGCTCATTTGTTTCTTTATTTTTACCCAGGTCAGAAATTTTACATGCCGTGAATAGTAGACAGATTAATAGAAGATAGTTAGATACTTTCATACTCTATAATTAAATTCAAAACCTAAATTACTGAAATACAGTAATTAATGATGTGTTTTAAGAAGAGAAAATTTCTTTTCAGGAAATGTTTCAAATTGTTTTATTTCCTGTAACAAGTCTTAAAAGCTTTAATTTATAGGACTTTAGACTGATATTATTGTTTAAGTGTCGCATCTTTATATCTTAAAACTCAATTGGAACCTTAATAACCTATGGATAAAGACTTTTGGATAGAATTAAAATCACAACTTTTAGAATTTTTACTGGAGATAGGGCCGGAACTTATTTATGCCTTAGTCACATTTATAATTGGAATATTTGCAATTAAGCTTCTCATGAGCTTGTTAAGGGGTGCTTTAAGAAAGTCTAAGACCGAACTTTCCTTAAAAACCTTTGTAGAAAGCCTTAGTATTTTTTTACTCTATGGTTTGTTGTTCTTTATCATGGGATCTATTCTGGTTATTAAAACCACATCTTTTATAGCAGTATTTGGAGCTGCGGGTATCGCCATAGGACTTGCATTACAAGGTAGTTTATCCAATTTTGCTGGAGGAGTTCTTATACTTGTTTTTAAGCCATTTAAGGCGGGAGATCTCATTCACGTAAATGATAACCTGGGTTTTGTAGAAAAGATTGATATATTATATACCCGAATTAAGACGTTCGACGGAAGGATGATTACTATGCCTAATGGAAATGTTTCAAATAGTGATGTGGATAATCGCACGATGGAAAAATATCGCCGTATAGATCTTAATCTCAAATTTGCTTTTGATGAAGATATTGATAAAATCCGCCAAATAATCATAAACGGAATGAACAAGCATCCCAAACTTGCCAGGCATCTGCCTGTTGATGTATGGTTAGATGAAATAGGGGATTATCAAATGAAAATTAAGGCCAGGTGCTGGGTAGAATCTGTAGAATACTGGCCTGCCTATTGGGAGCAACTGGAAGCTGTTAAGAAAGAACTAGACAGGGAAGGTGTAAGAATACCAATTCCAAAACACGCAATTTATAAAGAGGAAGCAATAGGATTAGAGTCCAGGCACAATTTAAATAGTCCCACTTGAATAAGAATTTTTAAAATGATCGTTGTTTTCAAAATAGATCATAAATTACCTTTCTCATTTTCAGAAAAAAATAGAACTTGCTTTCCTTTTAAATTTAGATCAAACTTATGGCTTCAGGATTTTTTGCATTACTAGATGATATAGCAGCGCTTATGGACGATGTTTCGGTAATGACAAAAGTCGCCGGAAAAAAAACGGCTGGTCTTCTTGGGGACGATCTGGCTGTAAATGCTGAGAAGGCTTCTGGATTTATCTCTTCCAGGGAACTACCTGTGCTTTGGGCTATAACCAAAGGTTCCTTACTAAATAAGGCAATAATTTTACCAATTGCATTTTTGCTGAGTGCTTTTCTTCCTACAGCGATCACTGTCATTTTAATTCTTGGCGGGCTTTACCTCGCATATGAAGGAGCAGAGAAAATCTATGAATATATATTTCCGCATGCTCATCCTTCAGAAAAACCAGTACTGGAAGAACTTTCTGAGGAAGAAATTTTAGCAAGGGAAGAAGAAAAAATTAAGTCGGCAATTATTACAGATTTTATTTTGTCTGTAGAAATTGTGATCATTGCCCTGGGTGCTGTAACCAGCGAACCGATTTCTACGCAGATTATTGTAGTTACCATAATAGCCCTTATTGCAACGGTTGGAGTTTATGGCATTGTGGCCCTGATTGTACGAATGGATGAGTTTGGTGCTAAACTTATCAATTTGAACGAACAGGATGATAGTTTCTCAGATAAAGTCGGGAAATTTTTAGTGAGAGCACTTCCATGGGTTATTAAAAGCCTTTCTTTGATAGGCACCATTGCTTTAATGCTGGTTTCCGGCGGAATCTTTGTTCATAATATTCATTTTATACATGATTTAATTCACAGCCTGCCTAGTATACTTGGAGAATTTTTGGTAGGACTGGTGGTTGGAGCCATGGTTCTGCCAGTGGTGAATTTGCTGAAAAAAGCCTGGAAAGCTGCTTTTAAAAAATAAGAAACTATAGTTCCTGAAAAATTAAAGAAATCTTGTATAGGAAATAGTAATATTAAGATCTATCTCAGAAGCTTTATTTTGAATTCGCTTCCATAAAATTGATGATCTCCTTATATCGGTTGCTCCAGGGCCAGATATACTGAGTCATCATAGGGATGTGTTTCTTATTTATCAGTACCGGTGCTACTTTAGGCTGATATTGCTGAAGCGCCTTCAAAAATCTTTTGTTTGCAGTGATTATAGAGGGATAGGTTTTTTTACCCAGATAGATTAAAAATGGGGGAGTGTTTTCATCTAGATAAAAAACAGGGGAGGCTTTTTTCCAGTTTTCGGGATTGTTGGTCCAGGTAGTAAGATAGTTATTTGTAGTACTGGGCGGGTTTTGTTGAAGATAATGATGCATATCCAGTCCCGCAGCATCATTCAATATAATTCCTGAAATATCATTAGTATCAATATTGTATTCAGGATTCATTACTGCCAGTGAGATTAAATGGCCTCCAGCAGAGTGGCCTGTTAAAAAGAGCTTATTTGGATCCCCATTATAATGTTCAATGTTATTTTTTGTCCATTGAATAGCACTGGCGATCTGGGAAGTCATCTCTTTATAGTCAGCTTGCGGACTAAGAGTGTATCCAACCACCACCGTGGTGATTCCCTTTTTAGCAAAGTTTTTACCAAAGAAGCTATACATCTCTTTTTTCCCGCTATCCCAATTTCCGCCGTGTACAAAAATAAGAACTGGAGACTTCACCAGACTATTTTTATTCTTTGGAGAAAAAATATTTAAACCTGGCTGCTCAGATTTTTCAGCTTTCTTTAGGTAAAGAATATTCTTATGTTTTGAAACTCCGCATCCGGTAAGCAAAACTAAAATGAGAATCTGAAGAAAATAGCGACGCATTTTTTATTTCGAAGATAACAGAAATATAAGTATACTTTTTACAATAGGTCTGCTGACAGAGAACGGAAAAACCATCCTTAAAACCAAAAAAAACCGTAATCATTGATAATTCGAGGCTATAGAGTGGAGCTATGCAGGTCCCGAACCCTCGTCCAAGCCGGTCTGCGAGTTTAATTGGGACTCCATGGGATTCACCGGAAAATGAAATTTCATTCTAATGAGGGTAGATAATCAGATTATAAGTTTAGATCCTTTCTTTGTTCAAATTAGCGCAAACAAAAGAAAACTTCGAGTGATAGGAATTAAAATGGATTTGGAGCAAGAACCAAAATGGATCAATGGAAGAGAACAATTTTGCTGGATCGTTACAGTTAAATTTTTGGATGATTACCAGCAAATAGAACTACACTTTAATTATAATGATGAATGTGTAAAAAAGGATACGATTAGACCTTTTGTTCCAAAAATCGAATTTCCTAACAGAATAATTAATTAATGCCTTTAAAAAAAACTTATCGGACTTCAAATTCAACTTTTACCTGTAAGACTCCTCAAAAATCTTTCATATTGGGTATTTTACCCATTTTCAATAACTCCCTTATAATATTGACTATTAGCTCAGTCAAGCATTTTACATTTCTCAACTAAGAATCTATTACAAGAAGATTATATGTTGGAATTAGCTTAAAAGTATCTGGATTTTATCTTAGTTCATTGTTGTGGCTAGTTTTTTTGCGAATTATTTTCACAATTCGGTTAAATACAATCTCCGATAAATTCCATTCATATCCCTCAAAATCCGTAGTGTTAATAAATTGCACAACTACAGCATCAATATCTTCATGGTATTCTGCAAGGCTCTGATAACCAACAACCAAACCCCCGTGACTATATTCGTATGGATAAATTTCCTTTTCTCCCTTGTCAAACACTGAACCATCGTTTAAGGCTCGTAAGAAAATACCAACGTCTTCTGCTGTAGCCAACATTCCATATTCACGGGCCTTAAAATCCTCATTATGTCCTACATAATAACCGCTCATTACATTGTCTAAATCAACTTGGCTAATCGAAAAAAAGGTATTCTTAAGCTCGAGAGGATTCAATATTTTTTCCTTAATATATTCGTTATGGTTGTATCCTAAAACCTTATCCATGATTTTACGTAGCAATAAATAATTCGTGTTTGAATATTCATATCCTTCATTGGGTTTAAAACTGGCTGGTAGGTCTAGAGCAAAATCCAAAGCATTTTTGCTATTTACCTGTTCGTTTTCCCAATAAGTTGGATTATCTGTGAAATTTGGAATACCAGAACGGTGTTGAATCATCATCTCCAAGGTAATTTCCTCAGCATTTTCAATCCTATCACTAAGTTCTGGAAGATAATCAATGAGTGATTTATTAAAAGACAAAAGATTTTCTCTGACCAATTTAGTAACTGCTACAGCGGTATATAATTTGCTAATACTGGCAATTTTGAATAATGAATTTGGTTCGGCTGGAATTTTATTTTCTCTATCTTTCCAACCACCCGTGTAATATTTAGGTGGTTTTCCTGCTTGATCCACATAAATAATCATGCCGTCAAAACCATGTCCAATTGCTTCATCTACTTGTTTTTGGACTGTATCAGGTAACGGCAAAATCCAAGCCTTTACCAAAATCCATGGTACAAAAAACATTGAGATTATCGTTCCAACGAGTAATAGTACTCTTACGATCCATTTAGCTTTTCTATTTTTAATCATTCTTTACCTCTCAATCTTCTAAATGTACTAATATTTTGAAGTTGCCAAATTTTTGAGTTTTTTAATAATCAGTATGCTTTTTAAAAAATTAGCCACAACGGTTCCGGTTCGCATGTTGAAGGAGTAGGGGACGCGGATTTGTCGGCTTAAAATTGGTTTGTTGGTCAAGTCTAATTATTTTCTTTCTAACGCTACCGTCTATTTGCGATGAGCCGTTGTTGGCACTAGTATTTAGTAATACAATTTGTTTGTATCTTGTTCAATATAAAACTGTAAATATTGTCTAAATTTCACTGAAGTTTCTGTATTCGGAATATTTACTTTATCCCACTTTTTTAAATTTCTATTGATATTTAGTAAATCTGTTTCTGCTTGATTTTCCGGATTCCTATATTTTATATTTGGAGTCTTATTTAATCCATACATTTTATCAGTAATTTTTTCTCCAAGTCTGTCTGAAAATTTTTCAGACCATAAATTAGCAGCAATTAAATCACCATTCTCATCTATATCAATTATTACATTAACTCTTTTAGTTGTATAGTTTTTACTATTTATTAAATCTGAAATAATTGAATCTATATCTTTTTTAGGTTTAGATAATTTAAAAGAATCATCAAGCGATGAAAATGTATATTTTGACGGGTCGAAATTATTACCATTTTTAAGGAAGAATTGATATTCATTATCTAGAGTTTTTTTTAAAGGTTTTGAGTTTGAACACATATAACTGAACGTCAATTCTCCATTTCTTCGACGAGCGTAAATTAACCATTTTTGATTTTCATCGATTTCCCAGTAACATGAATCTCTTTCATCATCTTTTTGATATCTGAAATTAAATGTCACATATTTAGATTTTTTCAAGCCTTTGTATTGTTTGATAATTCTAAATCTAACATCATAATTAGAAGAATCTAACCTTACCGACTTTTCAATTGCTATGGCTTCTAAAACATAGTCAGAATAGTAAAATTCTATCGCTTTTTTTGGAGTTTCACAACTACAAGCCAGAACTTCAATTCCTGAAAAAAGGATTAGTATTATTAAAACTATTTTCTTCATAAATATTAGTGTCAACGGTTACGGTGATTTCCAGTTGGCGCAGTAAGGGGCACGGAATTGTCGGCTTAGTGTTAGTTTGTTGGTCAAGTTAATTATTTTCTTTCTAACGCTACCGTCTATTTGCGATGAGCCGTTGTTGCCAAGCGTAACGAAAATTGTAATTATTTTAAATTTTTGAATTAACTTATATCAAATCTAGAATGGCTAAAAAGTAACTTGATATTAATAACGAGTTACTTAAATATTGCCTTCACAATTTATTAAAGGCTTATCATCCTCATCAAGGAAGAAATCTAAATTAATTGAGTTTTGATTTTGAAACTTTATAAAATCTGTTTCTACCTTCTTATATCCAATTGAAGAAACTTGAACGTAGAATAATTGATCTTTTTCAATAATTATGGAATACTTCCCTGTAGTAGAAGTTATAACTTTCTTACAGCCAATAATCAATTCACTATTACTTAGAGGTTTTTTTGTTTCTATATCTACAACTTGACCAAAAACTTCTACTTTCCCATTTTCATTGTATTCATCATTATCTAAAAGGTGAAATATATAACCACCTTTATTATCAGTCATTACTAGTTTTTCATTTGTTGAAGAACAACTAAAAATGAGTATTAATATTGTTATAAATAAAGAGATCCTTAAAATTTTCATTGTCTATAATTATATAGCTTAAATTGTTTTTCGCTTTTATCTTTTTTATTCAATTAACAACAAAAAATTAGGATTTAAGAATAGTGTTGAGTTATTGTTGCCAACGTTCCCGGTTATCGCAAGTTGCGTGGAGTAGGCAACATGTTCTTGTCGGCTTTATTGTTTTTTTATAGATATCTAAGTACACTTTCTCGACTAATCCAGCTATTTGCGCTTAACAGATGTTGTAGCTAGTGGTGATTAAACGATTATGAGCTTTTATGTTTTTCATAGAAGGATATCTCATATTTAAATTATGGTGCTGGAATACCTGAACTAACTGACCAAAGTTCAAACCAATCCTGCAATTCCATATTTACTGTGGTCGCTTTCATTAAATCCGTTAGTCTTGAATGGTTTGTAGTTCCACAAACAGGTAAAATTCCCGAAGGATGTTTTAAAATCCATGCTAGAAATATGACATCAATTGGGACATCGTATTTTAAAGAATAACTTGCAGCAATTTTTTTTAACTGATGTGACTTCTCGTTATCCTCTTTAAAGACTGTTCCTAAAGGAGACCAGCACATGGGTGTGATGGTATTTATCTGCATATGATCTAAACTTCCATTTAGCATAGCTTCATAATCAGTTATGGAAAACTCAATTTGGTTAAAATTTATTTTGGTTTTAGTTTCAATTAAGTCAGTTTGTTGTGGTGTGAAATTTGAAACTCCAAAATCTAAAATTTTCCCATCTCTTTTGAGTTTTTCAACCGCCTCTGCAATTTCATCTACTTTCATTAAAGGACTGGGGCGGTGTAACAAAAGTAAATCTAAATACTCGGTTCTTAAGTTTCTTAATGTTTGTTCAACCGAATTAATTATATAGGATGTGGAATAATCGTAATGTTTTATTGAATTTTTTCTTTTTTCCGACTCTAGTTGAATTCCACATTTAGAAATCAATTGTATTTTGCTTCTCTCTATTTTACTTTCTTTAAAAGCATCTCCAAAAGCACTCTCCGTTGTATAATCACCATATATATCAGCGTGATCAAATGAAGTGATATAATTTTCTAAACAACAATTCATCAATTCAATCATCTGCTTTCCGTTGCAATTTTCCCCCCAAACACCCCATGTCATGGTACCGGCAATAATCTTTGAGAACTTTGACTTATTCATACATTGTGTTGTATTTATTTATAGCAAAAATACATATAATCGAATTAAATAATTGAGTTCAGAGTGATGTTGAGCCATTAGCTACAACGGTTACGGTCACCGCAAGTTGCGGAATTATGAATGCGAATTTGTCGGTTTAACGGTTTTGTTTATTATGGGAACTAATTTAGTTCTTTTCTATTAAACCCGCCATTTGCGATATAGGTTGTTGGCTATAGTTATTTTCTTCATCCCCACGAATGTAAATATTAATCCTAAAATTATTAAACTCCAGTAGACATAATTAAAATTTAAGCTATTGATCCAATTATTATAATTCTCAGCATTAACTAGAAATATGAAATAATAGCTATTCATTAAAATATGAAAAAAAATCGAGTAGAGAATTTTTCTAGTTTTTAGAAAAATCAAACCACTCAGTATGCCAAATATTAATGAAGGAATTAAATTATAAGGCGTTTCTATATGAATAATGGCAAAGCAAAAACTTGAAATTAATAAGGAAGTTGATGTTTTATATTTTTTTAGAAGTTTTGAGATTAAAAATTTCCTGAAAAATAATTCTTCTAAAATTGGAGCTATAAAAATAACAGTTGAAATCTGATAAATTAAATCAGTTTTATCAATTGAATGATTTGTTTTCGGAAAATCTATAAAACCATTCACATAGAATTCTATTAATTTATCTAAGTCAAATAGAGGTTGATAAATTAGTTCTAATCCTATTGAAACGATTATTAAGTATTTTAAAATTGAAAATTTATAATTATTTAATTTGAACTCAGCTTTTCTCGGAATCTCTGTTTTCCAGAATATTTGAAAGATAGTGAAGTAGCTAATTAAGAAACCTAAGATTTTGCTTACACCTTTGAGATGTGAATTTGATAATGAAATTGGTTGATCGAATAAATTAAATAAGCCAAATACTCCTAGCTGAACAAGGAGAAAAACTATTATTAGTAGAAGGGCTAATAAAATTGCTTTAGTTACACTCACTCTAATTAATTACAGCCAACGGTTCCGGTTATCGCCAGTTGGCGGAGTAGGGACGCTGATTTGTCGGCTTAGTATTGGTTTGTTGGTCAGGTTAATTTTTTTTCTTTTTTCTCGATGCCGTCTATTTGCGATTAACCATTGTTGTTGCAAGTTTTTGTTCTCTAATTTTGTTTAGGAGGAGGCGGTGGGGGCATTGGAACCATTCTTAATGGTCTATCTCTAAAATATATTTTCAAGTATAAAGTGTCCACATTTTCCTTATTTAGTTGGTTGAATTTTTCTGATAAATTAATTAAAAAATCTTCAAATTCATCCGACTTAGTCTTTCCTTCAAAATATACTTCTATTCCAGCACGATCTGGTGAATCGGAATAATTGAAATCTTTACCATTATTTAAAAGATGTCTTTTTAGAATTATTCCTAAACTATCTATAGAGTGTTTGATTTTATAATTGGTGAGAATTGTATCATTTTGAATGAATATTCGCGACCGAAATGTTGGACAACTTACAATATTGTTTTCTGAACATTCATACCAGGGAAAGAGCTTAAATTTTGCTTTTTTAGTTGAATAATTTATTATAGGAATAGAATCTTTACAAGCAATTCGATCAATTTCCTTTAGTAGTTCTGAATAATCTTCGATATCCTCAATAAATATATCTGAAAGATTAGTTCTATCATTAAATTTTCCCCTTTCTGGATAATAATAAATTTCATTTTCGAAACAATTCTTTTCCTCCCTTTGATTACAAGAGAATAAACTTAAAATTAGAATAATTGATATGTAGATTACTTTCTTCAAAAATTTGCTACAACGGTTACGGTTATGGACAAGTAGCGGGAGTAGGGACTCGTATTTGTCGGATTAATCTTTTATTTCCTGGTTTTCTAAATTACACTTTTTCGGCAATACCCGTTATTTGCGATGAATTGTTGTTGTGCAAAGTTCTCATTCTGTAATAATCTTATAACTCATTAAGATCCCATCAAAAGAACCTGTTCTAGATTTTAAAGAAATTCTGTCATTAATCAGAGCTTTGAAATAAAAATTGTTTTCACCTTTTCTACCAACTGATTTATATTCAAATCCACCATAGTCAATTTTTGAAATTGTATCTGGATTTTTAAATTCAAGTTTATCTGAAAATAGGATACGGTCCTCTCTATTATACGCCACGAAATAGATTTTTCCACTAAATTCTTTTCCTTCTTTTATTGGTTGGTTTTTATTTGGAATATGAAGTATTTTCAAATTATCAAATATGAATTTAGTCT
Protein-coding regions in this window:
- a CDS encoding SGNH/GDSL hydrolase family protein; the protein is MKKTILFIFLLFIFYNNQTFSQQSELNILYVGNSLTYTNNLPKLVKKAARRKGMNVKSEMIAHPNYALMDHWNDGKVQKLISTKKFDLVILQQGPSSQAFGRQILLEYGEKFKDLCQKNSTRIGYFMVWPARDHYQTFDGVIANYRKAAQIHNAILFAVGEVWKFHFDDTGNYDYYGPDKFHPSEKGSKAAAEVIAEELLKMKVSFN
- a CDS encoding mechanosensitive ion channel domain-containing protein gives rise to the protein MDKDFWIELKSQLLEFLLEIGPELIYALVTFIIGIFAIKLLMSLLRGALRKSKTELSLKTFVESLSIFLLYGLLFFIMGSILVIKTTSFIAVFGAAGIAIGLALQGSLSNFAGGVLILVFKPFKAGDLIHVNDNLGFVEKIDILYTRIKTFDGRMITMPNGNVSNSDVDNRTMEKYRRIDLNLKFAFDEDIDKIRQIIINGMNKHPKLARHLPVDVWLDEIGDYQMKIKARCWVESVEYWPAYWEQLEAVKKELDREGVRIPIPKHAIYKEEAIGLESRHNLNSPT
- a CDS encoding DUF808 domain-containing protein translates to MASGFFALLDDIAALMDDVSVMTKVAGKKTAGLLGDDLAVNAEKASGFISSRELPVLWAITKGSLLNKAIILPIAFLLSAFLPTAITVILILGGLYLAYEGAEKIYEYIFPHAHPSEKPVLEELSEEEILAREEEKIKSAIITDFILSVEIVIIALGAVTSEPISTQIIVVTIIALIATVGVYGIVALIVRMDEFGAKLINLNEQDDSFSDKVGKFLVRALPWVIKSLSLIGTIALMLVSGGIFVHNIHFIHDLIHSLPSILGEFLVGLVVGAMVLPVVNLLKKAWKAAFKK
- a CDS encoding alpha/beta hydrolase; this encodes MRRYFLQILILVLLTGCGVSKHKNILYLKKAEKSEQPGLNIFSPKNKNSLVKSPVLIFVHGGNWDSGKKEMYSFFGKNFAKKGITTVVVGYTLSPQADYKEMTSQIASAIQWTKNNIEHYNGDPNKLFLTGHSAGGHLISLAVMNPEYNIDTNDISGIILNDAAGLDMHHYLQQNPPSTTNNYLTTWTNNPENWKKASPVFYLDENTPPFLIYLGKKTYPSIITANKRFLKALQQYQPKVAPVLINKKHIPMMTQYIWPWSNRYKEIINFMEANSK
- a CDS encoding serine hydrolase domain-containing protein, with amino-acid sequence MIKNRKAKWIVRVLLLVGTIISMFFVPWILVKAWILPLPDTVQKQVDEAIGHGFDGMIIYVDQAGKPPKYYTGGWKDRENKIPAEPNSLFKIASISKLYTAVAVTKLVRENLLSFNKSLIDYLPELSDRIENAEEITLEMMIQHRSGIPNFTDNPTYWENEQVNSKNALDFALDLPASFKPNEGYEYSNTNYLLLRKIMDKVLGYNHNEYIKEKILNPLELKNTFFSISQVDLDNVMSGYYVGHNEDFKAREYGMLATAEDVGIFLRALNDGSVFDKGEKEIYPYEYSHGGLVVGYQSLAEYHEDIDAVVVQFINTTDFEGYEWNLSEIVFNRIVKIIRKKTSHNNELR
- a CDS encoding carboxypeptidase-like regulatory domain-containing protein, which encodes MTDNKGGYIFHLLDNDEYNENGKVEVFGQVVDIETKKPLSNSELIIGCKKVITSTTGKYSIIIEKDQLFYVQVSSIGYKKVETDFIKFQNQNSINLDFFLDEDDKPLINCEGNI
- a CDS encoding aldo/keto reductase, producing the protein MNKSKFSKIIAGTMTWGVWGENCNGKQMIELMNCCLENYITSFDHADIYGDYTTESAFGDAFKESKIERSKIQLISKCGIQLESEKRKNSIKHYDYSTSYIINSVEQTLRNLRTEYLDLLLLHRPSPLMKVDEIAEAVEKLKRDGKILDFGVSNFTPQQTDLIETKTKINFNQIEFSITDYEAMLNGSLDHMQINTITPMCWSPLGTVFKEDNEKSHQLKKIAASYSLKYDVPIDVIFLAWILKHPSGILPVCGTTNHSRLTDLMKATTVNMELQDWFELWSVSSGIPAP
- a CDS encoding type II CAAX endopeptidase family protein, with product MSVTKAILLALLLIIVFLLVQLGVFGLFNLFDQPISLSNSHLKGVSKILGFLISYFTIFQIFWKTEIPRKAEFKLNNYKFSILKYLIIVSIGLELIYQPLFDLDKLIEFYVNGFIDFPKTNHSIDKTDLIYQISTVIFIAPILEELFFRKFLISKLLKKYKTSTSLLISSFCFAIIHIETPYNLIPSLIFGILSGLIFLKTRKILYSIFFHILMNSYYFIFLVNAENYNNWINSLNFNYVYWSLIILGLIFTFVGMKKITIANNLYRKWRV